A DNA window from Schistocerca gregaria isolate iqSchGreg1 chromosome 2, iqSchGreg1.2, whole genome shotgun sequence contains the following coding sequences:
- the LOC126335930 gene encoding uncharacterized protein LOC126335930 gives MNVLSEHNLQESNMVPCMFYDEKLVLLFYVDDGLAMCSTDATAKFIEELGKRFQISVEKVDYFLAIQIKRFDNCIQTHQSAYVKRILEKYDVMDAKPLSLPIKPGESPPFNNTGLYRDMVGSLMYLTQGTRPDLSFAVNVASRVQDSPTHAQV, from the coding sequence ATGAATGTCCTTAGTGAACATAACTTACAGGAGAGCAATATGGTTCCATGTATGTTTTATGATGAAAAACTGGTATTGTTGTTTTATGTTGATGATGGATTGGCTATGTGCTCTACTGATGCCACTGCTAAGTTCATTGAAGAGTTGGGGAAACGTTTTCAAATCAGTGTCGAAAAAGTTGATTACTTCTTGGCTATACAAATCAAGAGGTTTGACAACTGTATTCAAACACATCAATCTGCATATGTGAAGAGGATTTTGGAGAAATATGATGTGATGGATGCAAAACCATTGTCTTTACCCATTAAACCAGGTGAGTCACCTCCGTTTAATAATACTGGACTGTACCGAGATATGGTTGGAAGTTTGATGTATTTAACACAAGGCACAAGACCAGATTTATCATTTGCTGTTAATGTTGCCTCAAGAGTTCAAGACTCACCAACACACGCACAGGTTTAA